In Ictalurus punctatus breed USDA103 chromosome 18, Coco_2.0, whole genome shotgun sequence, the genomic stretch AGCCAAGTTGGCTAGCAAGTTCTTTGGCTAAAAGTTTCCAGGTAATagtttatcatttttttaaatatcttttcaTAAGGGGGTAGCGCttccacctcacagctccaaggtctCTGGGTAGATCCTGAACTTGGGTTACTATCTGTGAAGGTGTTTCATATGTTCTTCCCCTGTCAGTGTGGATTCCTTTTGAGTTCTCTAGTTTCCTTCCACTGTGCAGGTAGGCAGATTGGCTATGGCAGATTTCctcgaggtgtgtgtgtgtgtgcgaggtgagtgagtgagtggtgCCCTGGCATCCTATCCGGAGTGAATTCAtccctggataggctccagctccaccacaaccctgaccaggataaagcagttgctGAAGATGGATTCATGAATTAATGTGCATATGGAGACCATGATTGGTCCAAAGTAGTTATACCTATTTTGTGACCTCACAACCTGAGCTTAGTTTTGAGTATAGGAGTATTTAGACAGTTGTCATGATGTGTGTTCCTCCTTGTCTTTCACTCTTAAACAACTGACATAAAGAACTGAcatttgtatgtttttacattcaggTTTGCTCCTGGCTAGAAGAACCTGTATTCCTTTTGAGTGTCATGTATGTGTAGGATCATCTGTTGTCAATCATCATGTCCAACTTTATTAGCTGTATCGGTAAGACAGGAAGTAAGAGGACACACTGATACACTCTGACAAGAAGACTAGCCTGGGTTTACCAGCAACGTACTGTAATTAAGATTAGCAGTGCTTTGACATTGCAAAAgtatatctatatacatatcGCATATCCTCAGAAGGGCCTGCTTTTCATTTTCATAGTCTTGACACCAAAAACAAGTGATATTGGTTTACGACTGCAGTGACTGTGGTGGTGTACTCCGATGATTATATGCATTATTAAATGTCTTGAAGTGGCCAAGAGTCTGCATCGTTCTCAGGCTCTGGAAAAGATGCAGCTAATAGCCTAATCCTACGGCCACCTGGGAGTCTACACAAATGTACAGTTGCAAAtccaatcaaaattattcaacccccattgcaaataaggtttgttgtcaaaatttacagactttcagctgtttgcaatgaacaaatcaaacaaaaacaattgaaatagttcaacacaaggAAGCTTtaagcggtttccccaaattcaactgaaaactttgaatgatttctccagtttcaaaattattcaaccccttcatggcaagcatctttagtacttaatagagcacccttttgctgttatgacctgctgcaaacgagatgcatagccagatgCCAGCTTCTGCTGGCGTTCCTgcggaatcttagcccattcctcatgagcaatggcctccagttcagtaatattcttgggtttgcgtgctgcaactgccttcttcaaatcccatcagagattttctatgcagttcaagtcaggtgactgtgatggccctgtagaatatTCCAGGActacttctgcaaccaagccttggtggaatttgaggaatgcttgggatcattgtcttcttggaaggtccaatgacgcccgaggttcagcttcctcacagacggcatgacgttttctcctaagATTTCCTggtacttcaatgaatccatgttgccttccacacgcagcaggtttccagtgccagaggatgcaaagcagccccagagcatcactgagccaccaccatacttgactgtgtacagtgtgttctttcttcattcttcttcctccagacataccgctgattcatcgtgccgaaaagttccagttttctttcattgctccacagaacagaatcccaaaacctctgtggcttatttatatgattttgagctggctttttttgtgcttttgggtcagtagtggtgaacgtcttggagttctggcatggaaacctgtTGCTTTTAGCATGTGCCTTACCGTGCTCACTGAAatctcagtgcctgttgccaccaagtcttgcttcaggtcttttgcagtcactcgagggtttttcacaacctgccttctcagaaatctggttgcagtcTTTGATAACTTCCTtgttctgccccgtccaggtattgaatacattttctatccctagccagttcaggtatttcatgtgttccagctcaagcacacctggtgcaactaatgaagcccttgattagttgcatcaggtgtgcttgagacaacacctgttttgcatatttgtgctgttgtgagggattctgttcagggggttgaataattttgagactggagaaatcattctaagttgcattttcaatagaatttggggaaaccacttgaaatatttcacttgcttttgtttttgttgatttgttcattgcaaacagctgaaagtctgtaaatttttacaataaacctgatttgcaatgggggttgaataattttgattgcaactgtacttCTGCCAATTTACCGTGGTGGCTGTTGTCATTAGCCTGTATCACAGCAATATTTCTATTTGGCAATCAGATTGTCTTGTGTAATATCATGTTTTGTAATGTCTTAGCTAACAGTTTTGAAAGATCAGCACTTTCTGGGAAAAGGGGCCAATGAGTCCGAGGTTTCTGAGGAAGGACGGGCTGTGGATCCTCTAGTGTGCCTGGGAGACTGCCGGTCTCTGTCTGGCTTCTGTAGGATTGTATGTCCTCCTCACTAGATTAATGACCCTAATCTGGTAAAGGCTGAGGCCTCTGTGTTGGGGATTACGAGCCGACGTTTTGTATAGAATTCACTCTGTTCTGCACACATCCATCTAAGCTTTCTAGGTTCCTGTCATGACAAAGTTGTATCATATGGTGGATATTTGATTGTATTTGCAAGCTTAATTTTTCTAACTGCACATTGTGCATTGTTGTGAATACTGCAGTTTGCTCAGACATGTATGATCCCTGTGGATTCCTTGGGTCTTTCACCAAAACTTCTAGCTTTCAAGGAATATTATTTATGGAGGATTttattagatttatatttaccatgatgcttttgttttcctttctttaaaaaaacccaataatTTTCCTCCTGTTCTTGCTTCACCAAGTTAAATCAGCTCTAAATCATCTACCTTACAGTGTTTGTAGGATATATAACCCAAAAAACATCATCCTATTTCCCAATAACATGTTGGCTTCTGTTCACACGCAAGCCTTCCCAGTAATTTCCCAGGAATGGTAGAAGTCTCAACAATGTATCTGGACTTTAAGTACATATATCAATCTCACCccctcttcctttctctttctgtttttctccccACAGGTATCATGTCTTCCAGAGAGCGCCGCTCAGAGCTGCACATAAAAGCTGAGCCCAGCAGTCCGGAGGGCGGCGGCGGTGGCGGGAGGACAAGCCCTGGTGGCGTCTCTTCTGATTCCTCTCACAGCGGAGGAGGAGGCATACGGGGGGAAGGAGCAGTACGCTACTCCTCACCTGTATACAGCCCAGCACTGCGCTGCCACTTTAAGGAAGATGGAGCCGACGGTGCGGACGAGGGCTCCACAGGCAGCAGCGGGGGCCGCTGCAAATACGCCCTGAGCACCCTTCCTAAGAGGCTTTGCCTCGTATGTGGCGACGTGGCCTCCGGCTACCACTACGGTGTGGCCTCCTGCGAAGCCTGCAAAGCATTCTTCAAGCGAACTATCCAAGGTGAGCGCACCTGCCTGTCAGcaagaagagaaagaataatAGTTTAGCTAATATAAATGGGAGCATGTCTGGAAATATAAACCATTTACTAAGGCTGTATTCATGctaggcatttttttttttggtacagaATTTGCTGCCTGATGCATTTTTATTGCtgatatatacattttaaaaatgcatctcGGGTGATGTGCACATTGTAACTACAACCGCTGTTACTTCTGCCTTGTATCCGATTGCAAAAGTAAAAGTCTAAAATAGCTTAGCTAGCTGCCTGTATTactactatttattattttatcattattaaaaacatttatcaacatttagctttattatttatcatgcaAATAGCACTTTTCTAAGCACTTCACTCTAGCAGTAGTGTCTTTAAAACCCCCTACAGCCTCAAACTTTAGTATTCTGGTGGctaaggagggggaaaaaaaatctagtaCGTCTGACCACAGCCTAAATTATAACTTGCCAGTACATGTCAAGATAACTAATGAGCTAGAGCTGTATGAAagtgtagattttatttttatcctttttcaACTCCTTCACAGGCAACATTGAGTACAGCTGTCCAGCGTCCAACGTGTGTGAGATCACCAAGAGACGCAGGAAGGCCTGCCAGGCATGTCGCTTTACAAAGTGTCTCAAAGTGGGCATGCTCAAAGAGGGTAAGAATCTGAACATAACGCAGCCTTTACATCAAACTGAATGTACTCTGCTCTGTTCTACTCTACTTTATTATTCTAGTCGCTTTGACTTAGTACTGCTAGATGTTTTcacataactgtgtgtgtgtgtgtgtgtgtgtgtgtgtgtgtgtgtgtgtgtgtgtgtgtgttcgcgcGCACACAGGAGTTCGTCTGGACCGGGTGAGAGGAGGGAGGCAAAAGTACAAGAGGCGGCCAGAAGTGGAGAATGCCATGTACCAGAGCACACCGATACCCGTCAagaaagagggggaaagagGTAAATAATAAAAGATATTACACAGGTGGTTTACAGTATGAAAAACATTATCCATGTTTAGATGCGATGTTTAGATACGACAGTAGCCAATCATGGCTGTCTGTATGCTCATTTATGTGGAAGAGTGCAGATAGAGCTGTCATATGATCTGGGGGGGGGGATTGTCAGGTGGCCAAAATTGAGGATAAAAGGGAAATGTCCCCTCCAAGAAATTGCTACTCTGTTGAAAATCACATCtacatacactaccggtcaaaccTTTGGacacacttgactgaaatgtttctcatgatcttaaaaaccttttgatctgaaggtgtatggttaaatgtttgaaatcggtgttgtagacaaaaatataattttgccaacatattcatttgtCATAAGaaaactaaaatattatttaccaaaaattattgtttttaaatggatgactttgagtgaaatattccgaaaagcagctaATATGTGTGCAGAATTGGTGAGAACTCCTTTAATatggttaaaaagcatctcagcgggatttctcaagaaattggttgagaaaatgccaagaatacacttctggaaattctaggcaaacaGGGTGTCTAAGATGCTATTAAAttatttgttaattattaaatgctagaaatattaaattattttgatttattttggattttttatcacaacataattctcatagttccatttgtgttattccagagttttgatgactttattattgttgttgttgttgttgttataaaatgtggagaaaaataataaagaatttttgaccggtagtgtatatagtaCATGTAATGCAGatcaaaaaaaatatcaaggATGTTGGCCAAGTTATCAATTGCATTACTGGTCTTAAATGATCGTTCTCCACAAAACATACTCTGAGCATCCTTATTTAAACAAAAGGATGAGTCCGAATTCATCCTGCGACATTCTGTTTCAAGATATTTGCTGGCTGCCCTGAGTTTGACGACACTTtactttaatgcctacaaagacaaagaagatgaAAAATTGTGTCAAATCaacggcatccattcagtaccattttaatttgtaagtattaaaaagtattaaaaaaaaaaaattaaaaatacatgaacataccaacgatatctcagaaaagtgtatcacgtaatcatttatcacaatatcaatattatatggATGGGTCACCCAGCCCTACTTATTGAGTTGTTTTTGTATCCACTGTgcattgtaaacacacacacacacacacacacacagagtgtttgCAAAAATTCTGGAAGTTGCGAGTGTGGAAGTTATTTACAAGGCAAtcattatgtttgtttttaacatatTACTCTGCGATTTTGTGTACATAAAGATTAAATTAGGACCATTAACAGATTATTAgggtgcatgtaaacatagcttttgtttgtattgttgCTAGTGTGTCTTGTTTTAAAATtgttcggtgtgtgtgtgtgtgttccccaGGCTCCCCCAGTATCATTGTGTCACATCTGCTGGTAGCTGAGCCTGAGAAGCTCTTTGCCATGCCGGATCCACTGCAGCCCGACACGGCTCAGCGCACCCTCACCACGCTGTGTGACCTAGCTGACCGCGAGCTCGTCGTCATCATCGGCTGGGCCAAACACGTCCCCGGTGAGAAAGCACCCCTAAACGGAACAATGAAGCGGTGAAAGAATAGTCTAGATTTGAAGGTGCTGATAATCGGCTGGCGTTTCCTGAAGCTGTTAACAGACTAGCTGGAAAAGCAGTGTAATGGTAGAGAATGTGTCAGCCTGTTTCGATGGCCTCCCCTGCAGAGCGAACTGGAATGTCTTGAGCACTAGAGAGTGCTGAGTAATCACACACCTTGCTATGGAGAAACAGGTGCTTGGAGAAAAGAGACTTATAATTGAGAGAGTAGCTGGAGGTGGGGATGCATTGTGTGGGAGGTTTTTTCACCTAATTGCCATCCAGGCCCAAGACAAGCTTTCCAGGCTTTTCCCCTGCAAGGCATGAGTGAGCGCCCTGGCTTTTGTTAGTTCCTTGCTATTTTAAAGAGTGCTCTAAATtagagtgtacagatgaagCTCAGAATTCCAGGTTACAGACGTTTGATTCAAACAGTAATACCGTGCACATTTATTCttatagtctctctctctcacacactctctctctctctctctgtatgccGTGCaggatttctctctctttctctggctgACCAGATGTCTGTGCTGCAGTCTGTATGGTTGGAGGTGCTGGTACTAGGGGTGGCGTATCGCTCTCTGGGCTGCGAGGACGAGGTGGTGTTTGCTGAAGACTTTGTGCTAGACGAGGAGATGTCGCGTCTGGCTGGCTTGACCGAACTGAATGCTGCCATCTGCCAGTTGGCACGCCGCTTTAGGGCCCTGCAGCTGGAGCGCGAGGAGTTTGTCATGCTGAAGGCCATCGCTCTCACCAACTCAGGTGAGCAGCTTGATCACTTCCAGTCTTTACCAATATAACAATGTGCGGATTCCGTATTTCACCCAGTTGACACCCAGttggtgtgtatatgtaggcttttttttttactcttatcCCATGTCTGGCATAAAATgcacttcattcattcattttcagtaactgctgtaTCACAGggttgattttgttttaaattgtgttcctttatattttgggaagtagaaaaaaaaaaccctgaacttCAGGCATGGGGAATTAAAAAAGAACCATTTTCATGCCCATCTACTCTAAGACACAACCACCTAAGTTGTGTCAACTTGGACAAAAGATTTATGTTGCATCAAACATACCAGGTATTAGTGTAGACTTTATTACAGCCCTGTTCTTAATCCATCCATCAGGCATGAAAAATATGTCTGTAAATATAcccagaagaagaagactaaGGATGCAATTAGTAATGTCTAGCAGTAGAGCACATTATGCAGCTACTTAATCTATAAGTAAAATATGATTTCAAGTTCTCAGTTGGAAATTTGAAAACAATGGGGCCAATACTTTCATGTTGGTGAAAATAGAATATAGGGTGGCCATGTCACattaaaatatgaaagaaagaaaaaaaaccccactgaagATCAAATTCTGTTCAATGTCATTTTGTTATACTCAATGTAAAGAGCCTACATTAAATACGAAGCAATGTTTTGACTGAAGCTGTTAAATTTTACGCTTAAGAAAGAACACTAGGTATCAGtgatgataaataattaaaaatgaatgattaGCATCACTTCAAGAAAACAACCTGCTGTGATTTGTGCAAACGTTGTAACGAACATATCACTCTGTTATATAAGACTAGATGTCAAAATAATCTTGTATCTTGCAGAACATGGTAATCGCTACTAGTGCAGCAGGTTATGGCCCTGTTATGACTCATCCTGCTATTATTTCCTCAGAGCTGTAGTGTGGAAGAAtagtcagccattttgtttcATGAACTGTACCCACACCAATCTTGCTTTTGTAAGTGTATTGTAAAGAACATAACTGCCCACTGAATATGTTGCCTCCAGCAGGTAGAACACAAGTGACCTGCACAGCATCGGTTACTGTAAACAGTCAGCTAAaaccccccatccccccatccTTAAAAGCCTCTCTATTTGTTATGCAAATACTACAAGTCAGACGTGATCGCCCTCGATTTTAAAAGCACACCTCTGATCTTTCACCACCGGATGTGTTGGCACACGTATTAGCAAGCCCCTATTGTGCAAGTCAAATCTGGTTCTAGCAGATATTTCTAATTATCAGCCAATTTAAAATTTACTGTTTATCTCTAAAATCATGGAAAAGGTTGTTGCCACTCAACATTTCTAGCTCACAGTAATCAATATTACGTATTTCAATCTGGTTTCCGCCTACATCACCGCACTGAAACTGCTCTAGTAAAAGTTGTTGATGATCTTTCCTTTTTCTTATTACTCGACCTCAGCTCAGCTTTTTGACAAAGTCTGCCACAAACTATTACTCTCTCGCCTTTCTGAGATTAGTATCTTAAGAGCTGCATTATCCTGATTCTCGTCCTATCTCAAGGATAGGCAGTACTACATCTCGATGCGCAATAATAAATCCCCCTGTCCCACTCAAACAAGatgttcctcagggttcagttctCGGtcctttattatttacattatgcTGTTTGGGCAAATTATCTGTTGACACGGCATTAACTATCATGGCTACGCTGACgatattcaaatatatacagCTTGTCGGCCAGACTCTATTCACCAGACTGCCTCATTATCCTCGTGTATTAATGAATTGAAGGGCTGGTCAAATTCCAACATTATCAGGTTGAACTTGAGTAAAACTGAGAGAATAATTGGTGGCCCCTCAACTCTAAGTAGAAATTTAACTGTCCCATTGATAATACTTCAATTTTTCCATCTGCCACAGTAAAAAACTTGGGTATCATTCTTGACCTTCCATTAACCCTAGATGCATATATTAGCAGACTGTCTAAAGCAGCATCCTTCCAACTTCGCCGTATCGCCCAACTCCATCCCTAATATTAGCCAGAAAGATGCTGAGTCATTAGTGCATGCTTTTATTCCATCTCACATTGACTATTGTAATGCCCTCAAAATTGTGCTGCGAGAGTACTAACTTGCACTAAACGATCTGCACATATCATTCCCATCCTATATAACCTTCACTGGCTACCTGTTGCATcgtgtattgtgtatatataattttcttgTTTAAAGTTAAGTCACTGTATGGTCTTGCTCCTTCCTACCTTTCTGAGTTACTCTCTCCCTGAATTCCCACTAGCTAACTCCGATCTTCCGCGAGCAAACTTCTCCTCCTTGTTCCCAGATTTCGCCTTTCATCAATGGGCGGCAGGTCTTTTTCTGTTGTGGCACCTGAGCTATGGAACTCGCTCCCCCTGGCAATTCAGACAACTCCCTCTATTTCAGAATTCAAAACTCGGCTCAAAACCCATTTGTTCACCCAATATTATCAGTCATAATTTGTATCTGTTTCATGTAATACTAAGTGTTTGTCCCTTGTTATGGTTTTGAATgttgtaatatttataataactaTATAACTGCATTGTTTCTTGCTCTGGACTCGGCAAATTTCCATTTGTCCTAATGACTCATATGTTTGACTGTTGTACGTTATTGTTATTGTCTTTTACTGTGAAGTGTCATTGAGCCTTGTAAAGGCACTATacaaattaaacattattattattattattattattattattattaagtctgGTTCGGTTGGTAGCTCACACCTACcagtctcactcactctttctctgcctctctccctgtctcagaCTCAGTCTACATAGAGGACATTGAGGCTGTGCAGAAGCTGAGGGATCTTCTGCATCAGGCTCTGTTAGAGCTGGTGGTGCAGCAGCGTCCGGAAGACCCGCAGCGTGCCGGCCGCCTTCTCCTCACGCTGCCCCTCCTCCGGCAAACAGCCAACCGCGCACTCACCACTTTCTACAGTATCAAGACCCGCGGAGGTGTGCCCATGCATAAACTCTTCCTGGAAATGCTGGAAGCCATGATGGACTCCCCCTAGCGTGAGGTACACAACAAGGTGAACAACAGGACATgtcagcaaaaaaagagaggagaaaaattaaaccccccccctccccccccaccccccaagagatgaaggtttttaaaaaaaaatcttttttaaagaaaggcAAGTTAAAAGTCCCTTCAAATATCATTCATAATGTGAAATCTTTGACATCGAGCAGCAAGACAGGCGATCCCTCATTCGTTGATTGGACTTACTTATTCCTCACATCACAATATTCACTTGCTTGTTGGAATCATTTACCCAAAAGATACAAGGATATCAGAGTTGATCAGAGTTATCACACACATAGTTTCCTATAGATTGCTTTAACAAATGGGACTTTCCATCAGCGTAACGTTTTGGGGCTACAGCAGGGAGTTGAAGTTCAGTTACTGCTGTATGAAATCTCCTTCACCTGTAGCGCCCCCTTGTGAAATTATAGCAAAGCCATATAAAACACCACACAAATCCAGTAATTCATTAGGTGACCTCACAAAGAGCCATGTTTAACCTTTGTcccacttgtgtgtgtgtgtgtgtgtgtgtgtgtgtgtgtgtgtgtctgtgtgtggacCGTTTTCATGTACAAGTACTTGCTATAATCTGTAGGTACTATCTTGATTTACCCAGATAGTTTTGTGGTTTAAATTGAAATATGCAAGACATGTACAGGAATGTTAGCCCTACAGGGTGAACAGGGGGAAGGTAGTAATTTAGGAGTTACATATGACAGGAACAGAAATATACTGTAGTACATGTTATTACatgcaatatattttaaagCAATATGTATCAAAAGTTCAAGTCATGTATTTTTCTGTAGGGGGGGGGCGCTGTTGAGCCAAGCCTTTTGTTCCGTTCAAGCTCTGTAATGTAGTGGTACACCAAGGGAACTCTGTCAAATAGGACACCATTCTTCTTTAGACAGTAATGCACTCTTTATATTTTAGCAGTCATTTCCGCAGAGTGGACGGCTGGAGACTCTTGAACTTTGTAcatgcgtttgtgtgtgtgtgtgtgtgtgtgtgagtgcacgaATGCATTGGTGCATTTAGTTCAGGGTAAAAGAGCCACCTCAAGCCCTGTAGGCCAGCTGGCTCTGTACACGGAGTCTGCTGCTGTGCTGTGGAAAGACGTTTTATAATCTGCACGAACTcctgctcaaaaaaaaaaaaaaaaaactaaagctgAAAGCTTCACCTGATGTCACAAGCTCTTCACGTGACCAATACAATATTATACACTGGGAGCAGAGACAGGAGACTGCACCGAGACTGATCATAGCCGTTGGTTGTTATGCCTCTGCACTCTGAATCCTCCCTCTAAAAGACTTGAGAAGGAGCTGATCCAGGATAAAGAATGGAGTGAAACTTGAATCCTTATGACCGACGTGGATGCAGCGCGTGGCCCTCGTTGGTCATGCGCCGTACGACTTTCACTGTATGAGAGTAACACTTGGTACAACATGAAGAGCCTCAcaatatgatgtaaaaaaaacaaaacaataataataatccctcACAGCCCTTGACCATTCTTGTAACTTTTTATCGACGTTGTGTTGGTCACTGCTGTTTCCGTGTCGTTTTTGGgtgtttgttttgcagacatttgTCTGGTATTATATGCAATCATTTTCAGAGCCCTACAACTctgctacctttttttttttttaattattattattattattattttttttttttgtgtgcatttttgGAAAAACTCAACAGTAGGAAGAAAAGCCAACTGCTGTCCAGGCCAAGGCagaataaataagaaaatcaaaccactaaaaaaacaaaaaagtttcagACCTCTGAGATTACAGTGTGTCTTCAGGGTGCTTTTCACTGTACGTTTGTAGTAACGATTATGTGTGTAAAAGTTACGCTTGCATCCCATACGCAGGTAATTCCCAATTCTAGGCTGTGATTTGAATTTTTCTTAGATAATTTCCAAT encodes the following:
- the esrra gene encoding steroid hormone receptor ERR1 yields the protein MSSRERRSELHIKAEPSSPEGGGGGGRTSPGGVSSDSSHSGGGGIRGEGAVRYSSPVYSPALRCHFKEDGADGADEGSTGSSGGRCKYALSTLPKRLCLVCGDVASGYHYGVASCEACKAFFKRTIQGNIEYSCPASNVCEITKRRRKACQACRFTKCLKVGMLKEGVRLDRVRGGRQKYKRRPEVENAMYQSTPIPVKKEGERGSPSIIVSHLLVAEPEKLFAMPDPLQPDTAQRTLTTLCDLADRELVVIIGWAKHVPGFLSLSLADQMSVLQSVWLEVLVLGVAYRSLGCEDEVVFAEDFVLDEEMSRLAGLTELNAAICQLARRFRALQLEREEFVMLKAIALTNSDSVYIEDIEAVQKLRDLLHQALLELVVQQRPEDPQRAGRLLLTLPLLRQTANRALTTFYSIKTRGGVPMHKLFLEMLEAMMDSP